One Centroberyx gerrardi isolate f3 chromosome 2, fCenGer3.hap1.cur.20231027, whole genome shotgun sequence DNA window includes the following coding sequences:
- the LOC139916993 gene encoding hatching enzyme 1.2-like, whose protein sequence is MDLSLFSAVLALLLGLSAAQDNPMMQQHEEGVEAEEPDRLDITSRILEANKGFAHMLVEGDVALSKKRNALKCWSDYCRWEKSPNGLVEVPYTISDYFYDSERATIENAMKTFQMKTCVRFVPHSGQSDYLSIESKLGCWSNLGRDGGKQQLSLSVHGCLHHGIVQHELLHALGFHHEHTRSDRDQYVRINWENVPTANSYNFHKADTNNLNTPYDYSSIMHYGRTAFTSAYGEDTITPIPDSSVQIGQRDDMSDIDILRINKLYECSE, encoded by the exons ATGGACCTGAGCCTCTTCTCTGCTGTCCTGGCCCTGCTGCTGGGCCTTTCTGCAGCACAAGACAACCCCATG ATGCAACAACATGAGGAAG GTGTCGAGGCCGAGGAACCGGACCGTCTAGACATTACTTCAAGAATTCTGGAGGCAAATAAAG GCTTCGCCCACATGTTGGTGGAGGGAGACGTGGCTCTTTCAAAGAAGAGGAATGCCTTGAAGTGCTGGTCAGATTACTGCAGATGGGAAAAATCCCCTAACGGACTGGTTGAAGTGCCGTACACCATCAGTGATTACTTCT ATGACTCTGAAAGGGCCACGATTGAGAACGCTATGAAGACTTTTCAAATGAAAACCTGCGTTCGTTTTGTTCCTCACAGCGGCCAGTCTGACTACCTCAGCATTGAGAGCAAACTTGG GTGCTGGTCTAACCtggggagagatggggggaagCAGcagctgtctctgtctgtgcacGGCTGTCTTCATCATGGCATCGTTCAGCACGAGCTGCTCCACGCTCTGGGCTTCCACCACGAACACACCCGGAGCGACAGGGACCAGTATGTCCGGATCAACTGGGAAAACGTCCCGACAG CTAATTCCTACAACTTCCACAAAGCGGACACTAACAACCTGAACACCCCGTATGACTACTCCTCCATCATGCACTACGGAAG GACTGCCTTCACATCAGCGTATGGAGAAGATACCATCACTCCCATCCCAGATTCCTCTGTGCAGATCGGACAGAGGGACGACATGTCTGATATCGACATCCTCAGGATCAACAAGCTATATGAATGCAGTGAGTAA